A region from the Aphis gossypii isolate Hap1 chromosome 1, ASM2018417v2, whole genome shotgun sequence genome encodes:
- the LOC114119124 gene encoding acyl-CoA Delta(11) desaturase-like, with translation MGVQMRTKTEETAEPLIENNNKEGVEEPLKPQPPQKREILWATAIYLTTWHVLAVICTILYWKNVKMATILWSLLVGFIGQFGVTAGVHRFYTHRSYKAKVPLQIILLACYSVAGQYRVTDWVHDHRLHHKFSDTDGDPHNANRGLFFSHIGWLMQRGHPEVFRRSKTIDMTDINNDPLVQFHTKYYWFFKITLCFILPVLVPIYCWNESWMEAIGISGVLRFVIFTNMTFSINSLAHFWGTKPYDTRIRPVQNMALAILTTGEGWHNYHHAFPWDYRAEEYGGNMTNPTTMILDLFAKIGWAYDCKTPSADLVKQVASKHGDGSWSEVPAECK, from the exons ATGGGAGTACAAATGAGAACGAAGACCGAAGAGACGGCCGAGCCTCTGattgaaaataacaacaaGGAAGGCGTAGAAGAACCTCTGAAGCCTCAACCTCCACAAAAACGTGAAATATTATGGGCTACAGCTATATATTTAACCACTTGGCACGTGTTGGCTGTTATCTGTACGATACTTTACTGGAAGAATGTCAAAATGGCTACCATCTTATGGA gtctCCTTGTTGGATTCATTGGACAATTTGGTGTAACAGCTGGTGTGCACAGATTTTACACTCACAGGTCGTACAAAGCCAAGGTTCCTTTGCAAATCATCCTTCTGGCTTGCTATTCAGTTGCTGGAcag TACAGAGTAACAGATTGGGTTCATGACCACAGATTGCACCATAAATTTAGTGACACTGATGGTGATCCACATAATGCTAACCGAGGATTGTTCTTCTCTCATATTGGTTGGTTGATGCAACGTGGACACCCAGAAGTATTCCGTCGTAGCAAAACCATCGATATGactgatataaataatgaccCTTTAGTGCAATTTCATACaaa atattattggtttttcaaaattaccctttgtttcattttacctgtacttgtacctatatattgttgGAATGAAAGCTGGATGGAAGCCATTGGAATTAGTGGAGTATTGCGATTTGTGATTTTCACCAATATGACATTCTCAATCAATAGCTTGGCTCACTTTTGGGGAACAAAACCATATGACAC gCGCATAAGACCTGTACAAAACATGGCTTTGGCTATATTAACTACTGGTGAAGGCTGGCATAACTATCATCACGCATTCCCATGGGATTACAGAGCAGAGGAATATGGTGGAAATATGACTAACCCAACTACTATGATATTGGATTTGTTTGCCAAAATTGGATGGGCTTATGACTGCAAGACACCATCAGCAGATCTCGTCAAACAAGTAGCTAGCAAGCACGGTGATGGAAGTTGGAGCGAAGTACCAGCTGAATGCAAATAG